The following proteins are encoded in a genomic region of Natrinema sp. DC36:
- a CDS encoding ribonuclease R family protein, which translates to MSDDAQAAAGTVEGQGPVEVSEELARHLENKREELFEKFELRDEFPSEVLEEAEARTEGVTAEIQDEIDERQDLRDLTTWTTDPIDAQDFDDAISVEERDDEYVLWVHIADVTHYVNPETAMWDEAVERSNTVYLPGYTVHMLPPVLAETVCSLVPNEDRLAHTVEMHLDKENLTYENIEIYKSVIESDERLTYAEAESRLEDPDAPLHDENALVYDLAEQMHEQRKEDGSLVLNPSRDRAHTIIEECMLKANKAVTHVLMWDRGVSAMYRVHPQPSPDEWSEALREIQDLDGVSIPGSTWDDPRKAVNATLEDAPDRQLDKIQWAVMKVMPRARYMNDPFGGHHALNFEIYGHFTSPIRRLSDLINHWIVYQNDVPVNLVELCDRASDKQKDAEQCEREYKTFLQEVGLDPTAVNNRGIEIVDEEEAEKTL; encoded by the coding sequence ATGAGTGACGACGCACAGGCCGCGGCCGGAACGGTGGAAGGCCAGGGCCCTGTCGAAGTTTCGGAGGAGCTCGCGCGCCATCTCGAGAACAAGCGCGAGGAGTTGTTCGAGAAGTTCGAACTCCGCGACGAGTTCCCGTCCGAGGTCCTCGAGGAGGCCGAGGCTCGAACGGAGGGCGTGACGGCGGAGATCCAGGACGAGATCGACGAGCGGCAGGATCTGCGCGATCTGACGACCTGGACGACGGACCCGATCGACGCTCAGGACTTCGACGACGCCATTTCGGTCGAAGAACGAGACGACGAGTACGTCCTCTGGGTGCATATCGCCGACGTGACCCACTACGTCAACCCCGAGACCGCCATGTGGGACGAGGCCGTCGAACGCAGCAACACGGTCTATCTTCCCGGCTACACGGTCCACATGCTGCCGCCAGTGCTGGCCGAGACGGTCTGCTCGCTGGTTCCGAACGAGGATCGGCTGGCCCACACCGTCGAGATGCACCTCGACAAGGAGAATCTGACCTACGAGAACATCGAGATCTACAAGTCGGTCATCGAGTCAGACGAGCGGCTCACCTACGCGGAGGCCGAGAGTCGGCTCGAGGACCCCGACGCGCCGCTGCACGACGAAAACGCGCTAGTCTACGACCTCGCCGAGCAGATGCACGAACAGCGCAAGGAGGACGGCTCGCTCGTCTTGAACCCGAGCCGCGACCGCGCCCACACCATCATCGAGGAGTGCATGCTGAAGGCCAACAAGGCCGTCACGCACGTGCTCATGTGGGATCGCGGCGTGTCGGCCATGTACCGAGTTCATCCACAGCCCAGCCCCGACGAGTGGTCCGAGGCCCTCCGGGAGATTCAGGATCTCGACGGCGTTTCGATCCCCGGAAGCACCTGGGACGACCCGCGAAAGGCCGTTAACGCGACGCTCGAGGACGCCCCCGACCGCCAGCTGGACAAGATCCAGTGGGCGGTGATGAAGGTGATGCCTCGAGCGCGGTACATGAACGACCCCTTCGGCGGCCACCACGCGCTGAACTTCGAGATCTACGGCCACTTCACGAGCCCCATTCGGCGACTCAGCGACCTGATCAACCACTGGATCGTCTACCAGAACGACGTCCCGGTGAACCTCGTGGAACTCTGCGACCGCGCCAGCGACAAGCAAAAAGACGCCGAGCAGTGCGAGCGCGAGTACAAGACCTTCCTCCAGGAGGTCGGCCTCGATCCGACGGCGGTCAACAACCGCGGGATCGAGATCGTGGATGAAGAGGAAGCGGAAAAGACGCTATAG
- the rtcA gene encoding RNA 3'-terminal phosphate cyclase produces MSAPLTLDGSSAGGQFLRTALALSVLENEPVRLEGVRGDRPTPGLGHQHLAVLETMAELCDADVSGAELGSETIEFEPGIEGGDANTAAGTGLEGGSYAVDIGTAGSVTLLFDALLPLATDLESPLSVTVTGGTDVAWSPPLDYLRYVKLPLYRQFGLESAFEVDRRGFYPDGGGAVTLRLAPSSLERIALLERGSLRGLRLYSTESASLADRDVAFRQAEGALDRLDLGAGLEVLERCETTAASPSPGSALVLRVDHGTGVAGFTALGERGKPAERVGEDAADAANRFFEGSAPVDRHMADQLLVLLAVTGGRVRVPAVTDHLEAGCELLEAFGVDVGLERAAETAVVSVASSLDVGQ; encoded by the coding sequence ATGAGCGCGCCTCTAACACTCGACGGCTCGAGCGCCGGCGGCCAGTTTCTCCGAACGGCGCTCGCGCTGTCGGTCCTCGAAAACGAGCCGGTCCGCCTCGAGGGCGTTCGCGGCGATCGACCCACGCCCGGATTGGGCCACCAGCATCTGGCGGTGCTCGAGACGATGGCCGAACTGTGCGACGCCGACGTCTCGGGTGCGGAACTGGGATCGGAGACGATCGAGTTCGAGCCGGGGATCGAGGGCGGCGACGCGAATACGGCGGCCGGGACGGGACTCGAGGGCGGCAGCTACGCCGTCGACATCGGGACCGCCGGCAGCGTGACGCTGCTGTTCGACGCCCTGTTGCCGCTGGCGACGGACCTCGAGTCGCCGCTGTCGGTGACGGTCACCGGCGGGACGGACGTGGCGTGGTCGCCGCCGCTGGACTACCTTCGATACGTGAAACTGCCGCTGTATCGCCAATTCGGCCTCGAGTCCGCCTTCGAAGTCGACCGCCGGGGGTTCTATCCCGACGGCGGCGGCGCGGTAACGCTCCGGCTCGCACCGTCGAGCCTCGAGCGGATCGCACTCCTCGAGCGGGGGTCGCTTCGGGGACTCCGTCTTTACTCGACCGAGTCGGCGTCGCTGGCGGATCGCGACGTGGCGTTTCGGCAGGCCGAAGGAGCACTCGATCGACTGGATCTGGGGGCCGGCCTCGAGGTGCTCGAGCGCTGTGAGACCACCGCAGCGAGTCCCTCGCCCGGCTCTGCACTGGTTCTCCGGGTCGATCACGGGACCGGCGTCGCCGGTTTTACAGCGCTCGGCGAGCGCGGCAAGCCAGCCGAACGGGTCGGCGAAGACGCCGCCGACGCCGCGAACCGGTTTTTCGAGGGCTCCGCACCGGTCGATCGACACATGGCCGATCAGTTGCTCGTCTTGCTCGCGGTTACCGGCGGGCGAGTTCGGGTGCCGGCCGTGACCGATCACCTCGAGGCGGGGTGTGAACTGCTCGAGGCGTTCGGAGTCGACGTGGGGCTCGAGCGGGCGGCTGAGACGGCGGTGGTGTCGGTCGCGTCGTCGCTGGACGTGGGTCAGTAG
- the kdgK1 gene encoding bifunctional 2-dehydro-3-deoxygluconokinase/2-dehydro-3-deoxygalactonokinase: MSDIVTFGETMLRLSPPGNERLENADEFEVRAAGAESNVAIAANRLGADATWLSKVPETALGRRVVNELRGHGIQTNVVWSHRGRQGTYYLEQAGKPRGTNVVYDRENTAVATAEARELDIDRIQDARVFFTTGITPALSSTLRDTTLKLLKAARKGGTTTAFDFNYRRKLWSPDEARETLTRLFPGIDVLVIAARDARTVLGFEGDPRQLAHKLGSQYEFTTVVVTRGAEGAVGWHDSVVHDHDAYETDTVDPIGTGDAFTGAFIARRLEGDDVSDALEYAAATAALKRTIPGDVALVTAEEVEAVVNQRGEDISR; the protein is encoded by the coding sequence GTGAGCGACATCGTCACCTTCGGAGAGACGATGCTTCGGCTGTCGCCGCCGGGGAACGAACGCCTCGAGAACGCCGACGAGTTCGAGGTTCGCGCCGCCGGCGCCGAGAGCAACGTGGCCATCGCGGCCAACCGGCTGGGAGCCGACGCGACCTGGCTCTCCAAGGTCCCCGAGACGGCGCTCGGCCGGCGCGTCGTCAACGAACTCCGGGGCCACGGGATCCAAACGAACGTCGTCTGGAGCCACCGCGGTCGCCAGGGGACCTACTACCTCGAGCAGGCGGGCAAACCGCGCGGGACGAACGTGGTCTACGACCGGGAGAACACCGCGGTTGCGACCGCTGAGGCTCGCGAACTCGACATCGACCGGATTCAGGACGCCCGGGTCTTCTTCACCACCGGGATCACCCCCGCACTCTCCTCGACGCTCCGGGACACGACGTTGAAGCTGCTCAAAGCGGCCCGCAAAGGCGGGACGACGACCGCCTTCGACTTCAACTACCGGCGCAAGCTCTGGTCGCCCGACGAGGCCAGGGAGACGCTGACGCGGCTGTTTCCGGGGATCGACGTCCTCGTGATCGCCGCCCGCGACGCGCGGACCGTCCTCGGGTTCGAGGGCGATCCGCGCCAGCTCGCGCACAAGCTCGGCTCGCAGTACGAGTTTACGACCGTCGTCGTCACTCGCGGCGCTGAGGGCGCGGTCGGCTGGCACGACAGCGTCGTCCACGACCACGACGCCTACGAGACCGACACCGTCGACCCGATCGGCACCGGCGACGCCTTCACGGGGGCGTTCATCGCCCGCCGGCTCGAGGGTGACGACGTTTCGGACGCCCTCGAGTACGCCGCGGCGACGGCGGCGCTCAAGCGGACGATCCCCGGCGACGTCGCGCTCGTCACGGCCGAGGAAGTCGAGGCCGTCGTCAACCAGCGGGGCGAAGATATCTCGCGGTAG
- a CDS encoding PGF-CTERM sorting domain-containing protein yields the protein MNRITAVVLAILVTTAALPLAVAGVGASAASSSQQNDATDASAYAGTHVAFDTSSNAILDYRVDGERVFENVSVASQSDHQSRTGFGSNAELDAVVNLSGIGLEIAAQSETRADIATDGSASLSAHDSNRGILTVDAGDEAQYVKADLAADATAETESDDRVVVDSGERTGAFVVVGDGDVTVNEDGDVVADLESDSTLVFRSYAEGERDEAAKEQESLIADGTATAEVYAEERDGERVADVATYGQDITVETAAESQDRLEMTVERAQSDGTVVITSVSEAAVAGAESADDLAVTVDGEAAAEASSYSELAGGIGSDESRYTVTQSSDASATADVLVAVNHFSERDVAIQSADGDNSDGDGSDGNDSDGDDGGSDDGDDSVPGFGAGAALIALLTGTAARIRR from the coding sequence ATGAATCGAATCACAGCTGTCGTACTCGCCATTCTCGTCACGACGGCGGCCCTCCCGCTTGCCGTCGCTGGCGTGGGTGCGAGCGCAGCATCGTCCTCCCAACAGAACGACGCGACCGACGCGAGCGCCTACGCCGGCACGCACGTCGCGTTCGACACCTCGAGCAACGCCATCCTCGACTACCGCGTCGACGGCGAGCGGGTGTTCGAGAACGTGAGCGTCGCGTCCCAGAGCGACCACCAGAGTCGAACCGGGTTCGGCTCGAACGCCGAGCTCGACGCCGTGGTGAACCTCTCCGGGATCGGCCTCGAGATCGCCGCCCAGTCCGAGACGCGCGCCGATATCGCGACCGACGGCTCCGCGTCACTGTCGGCCCACGACAGCAATCGCGGGATCCTGACCGTCGATGCCGGCGACGAGGCCCAGTACGTCAAAGCGGACCTCGCGGCCGACGCGACGGCCGAGACCGAGAGCGACGACCGCGTCGTCGTCGATAGCGGCGAACGCACCGGCGCGTTCGTCGTCGTCGGCGACGGCGACGTGACCGTCAACGAGGACGGCGACGTCGTCGCCGACCTCGAGAGCGACTCGACGCTCGTCTTCCGCTCGTACGCCGAGGGCGAGCGCGACGAGGCCGCGAAGGAACAGGAATCGCTGATCGCCGACGGCACGGCGACGGCCGAGGTCTACGCCGAGGAACGCGACGGCGAGCGCGTTGCGGACGTCGCGACCTACGGCCAGGACATCACCGTCGAGACCGCCGCCGAGAGCCAGGACCGCCTCGAGATGACCGTCGAACGCGCGCAGAGCGACGGGACGGTCGTCATCACGAGCGTCTCCGAGGCCGCCGTCGCGGGGGCCGAGAGCGCCGACGACCTCGCGGTGACCGTCGACGGCGAGGCCGCCGCAGAGGCGTCGTCGTACAGCGAACTCGCGGGCGGCATCGGGAGCGACGAGTCCCGCTACACGGTGACCCAGTCCAGCGACGCCTCGGCGACGGCCGACGTGCTCGTGGCGGTCAACCACTTCTCGGAGCGAGACGTCGCGATCCAGAGCGCCGACGGTGACAATTCGGACGGTGACGGTTCCGACGGTAACGATTCGGACGGTGACGACGGCGGCAGCGACGACGGCGACGACAGCGTCCCCGGATTCGGTGCCGGAGCCGCGCTGATCGCCCTGCTGACCGGGACCGCCGCCCGGATTCGACGGTAA
- a CDS encoding NAD(P)/FAD-dependent oxidoreductase translates to MVHVAIVGTYGSAGVAVADELRERRDEFTDDLELTLIDDGDPGGGLCILRGCMPSKDVLSAGEHRYLARHDDRLEGVPEADPERIVARKDEHVSNFAEHRRSHVHDLADRDGVELLRDTARFVDDRVLDVGGRRLEPDYVVVATGSVPNIPDLPGIDEVPTRTSTDVLDATAFPDSGIVLGNGYISLELGPYLSEIGDVDLTVIEHDERPLEEMEDAYGETVLDIYRDQFGIEVLTNTDEKRLESTADGGVRLIAEQTDSVEREGGGDGEGDGERAGDVEEITVEADELYCFTGRRPNLDGLGLENTQLEPGDGWVTSTMQARDDERVFVVGDANGREPILHVAKEQGFAAGENIVHHRRGEACEPYANVPHHVIFSGLGVYPFARIGHTPATAAATHMDEIVVTREASSDGVFATKGHPEGRATLIVSADDGTVLGYQGLHRHADVMAKTMQVVVEMGLDVREVPKRAYHPTTPEILDGLFRAACAELADREDCVAETDSANMIP, encoded by the coding sequence ATGGTACACGTTGCGATCGTCGGTACATACGGCAGTGCTGGCGTCGCCGTCGCCGACGAACTCCGCGAGCGACGCGACGAATTCACCGACGATCTCGAGCTGACGCTGATCGACGACGGCGATCCCGGCGGCGGACTCTGCATTCTCCGCGGCTGCATGCCGTCGAAGGACGTCCTCTCGGCCGGCGAGCATCGGTATCTGGCGCGTCACGACGACCGGCTCGAGGGCGTCCCCGAGGCCGATCCCGAGCGAATCGTCGCCCGCAAGGACGAGCACGTCTCGAACTTCGCCGAACACCGCCGGAGCCACGTCCACGACCTCGCCGATCGAGACGGCGTCGAACTCCTCCGCGATACCGCCCGCTTCGTCGACGACCGCGTGCTCGACGTGGGGGGACGGCGGCTCGAGCCCGATTACGTCGTCGTCGCGACCGGCTCCGTGCCAAACATTCCCGATCTGCCGGGGATCGACGAGGTCCCCACTCGGACCAGTACGGACGTCCTCGACGCGACCGCGTTTCCGGACTCGGGGATCGTGCTGGGCAACGGCTACATCAGCCTCGAACTCGGCCCGTACCTCAGCGAGATCGGCGACGTCGACCTCACCGTGATCGAGCACGACGAGCGCCCGCTCGAGGAGATGGAAGACGCGTACGGCGAGACGGTTCTCGACATCTACCGCGATCAGTTCGGTATCGAGGTCCTGACGAACACGGACGAAAAACGACTCGAATCGACCGCCGACGGCGGCGTCCGGCTGATCGCCGAACAGACGGACAGTGTCGAACGGGAGGGCGGCGGCGACGGCGAAGGCGATGGCGAGCGTGCGGGCGATGTCGAGGAGATAACCGTCGAAGCCGACGAACTCTACTGCTTTACCGGCCGTCGGCCGAATCTCGACGGGCTGGGACTGGAGAACACCCAACTTGAACCCGGCGACGGCTGGGTCACGTCGACGATGCAGGCCCGCGACGACGAGCGCGTGTTCGTCGTCGGTGACGCCAACGGCCGCGAGCCGATCCTGCACGTCGCCAAGGAACAGGGGTTCGCGGCCGGCGAAAATATCGTCCACCACCGGCGAGGTGAGGCGTGCGAGCCCTACGCGAACGTCCCGCATCACGTGATTTTCTCGGGGCTGGGCGTCTATCCGTTCGCCCGCATCGGGCACACGCCGGCGACCGCCGCGGCGACGCACATGGACGAAATCGTCGTCACCCGCGAGGCCTCGTCGGACGGCGTCTTCGCGACGAAAGGCCATCCCGAGGGCCGGGCGACGCTGATCGTCAGCGCCGACGACGGCACCGTGTTGGGGTATCAGGGGCTGCACCGTCACGCGGACGTGATGGCCAAGACGATGCAGGTCGTCGTCGAGATGGGACTGGACGTCCGCGAGGTACCCAAGCGGGCCTACCACCCGACGACGCCCGAAATCCTCGACGGCCTCTTCCGAGCGGCGTGTGCCGAATTGGCGGATCGCGAGGATTGCGTCGCCGAGACCGATTCGGCGAATATGATTCCCTAA
- a CDS encoding GNAT family N-acetyltransferase, whose amino-acid sequence MTRVVRRATIDDVWAVHEIARESWHAAYDDVLGPETVDEVVDDWYAIGDLESAITDISGREDAAFLVAERAPGQSSPAGTERRSEPRGFAHAVPWPEDTAVAFLARLYVRPEHWNEGIGTALIERLEAALSPAFDRIRLAVLTANEVGISFYESRGFDRVATRPSDLAAGLEEHVYERQLSTADE is encoded by the coding sequence GTGACTCGAGTCGTTCGACGGGCGACGATCGACGACGTCTGGGCCGTTCACGAGATCGCGCGGGAGAGCTGGCACGCCGCCTACGACGACGTTCTCGGCCCCGAGACGGTCGACGAGGTCGTCGACGACTGGTACGCGATCGGCGATCTCGAGTCCGCGATTACGGACATCAGCGGCCGCGAGGACGCCGCGTTTCTCGTCGCCGAACGAGCGCCGGGGCAGTCGTCCCCTGCCGGAACCGAGCGCCGATCCGAGCCTCGCGGCTTCGCCCACGCCGTCCCGTGGCCGGAAGATACAGCTGTGGCGTTTCTCGCGCGCCTGTACGTCCGACCCGAACACTGGAACGAAGGGATCGGAACCGCGTTGATCGAGCGCCTCGAGGCCGCTCTCTCGCCGGCGTTCGATCGGATTCGGTTGGCCGTCCTCACCGCCAACGAGGTCGGCATCTCCTTCTACGAATCCCGCGGCTTCGACCGTGTCGCGACCCGCCCGTCCGATCTGGCGGCGGGGCTCGAGGAGCACGTCTACGAACGGCAGCTATCGACCGCGGACGAGTGA
- a CDS encoding alpha/beta hydrolase, producing the protein MPTGATFDSDGVRLAYDDLIPEGDRGAAEPIVLVHGFASSRHENWRDREWYDTLLEAGRRVIALDCRGHGESEKPHDPAAYETDIMAADLVRLLDHLEIDRADFLGYSMGGRIGTEALYRHPERFNAGVLAGIGAATIEPSDAGDRIANGLLADDPDDITDPLGKRFRVFAETTDNDLEALAACARTRTAPADWDEIAQVEHPVVIVAGEHDDITGDPEPLAEGFPNGEAVVVDDADHLTTVPDERFTAAVLEFLERDGL; encoded by the coding sequence ATGCCAACTGGAGCGACGTTCGATTCTGACGGCGTTCGTCTCGCATACGACGACCTGATCCCCGAGGGAGACCGCGGGGCCGCCGAACCGATCGTTCTCGTCCACGGCTTCGCCTCGAGCCGGCACGAGAACTGGCGCGACCGCGAGTGGTACGACACGTTGCTCGAGGCGGGGCGTCGCGTGATCGCACTGGACTGTCGGGGTCACGGCGAAAGCGAGAAACCCCACGACCCGGCGGCCTACGAGACGGACATCATGGCGGCGGACCTGGTCCGGCTGCTCGATCACCTCGAGATCGACCGGGCTGATTTCCTCGGCTATTCGATGGGCGGTCGGATAGGCACCGAAGCGCTGTACCGCCATCCGGAGCGGTTCAACGCCGGCGTCTTGGCCGGCATCGGGGCGGCGACGATCGAGCCGAGCGACGCCGGTGACCGGATCGCCAATGGGTTGCTGGCCGACGACCCGGACGACATCACGGACCCGCTCGGCAAGCGGTTTCGGGTCTTCGCCGAGACGACCGACAACGATCTCGAGGCGCTGGCGGCCTGCGCCCGGACGCGAACGGCACCCGCGGACTGGGACGAGATCGCGCAGGTCGAGCACCCGGTGGTGATCGTGGCTGGCGAGCACGACGATATTACGGGCGACCCCGAACCGCTCGCGGAGGGATTTCCCAACGGCGAGGCGGTCGTCGTCGACGACGCCGACCACCTGACGACCGTCCCCGACGAGCGGTTTACGGCGGCCGTGCTCGAGTTCCTCGAGCGGGATGGATTGTAG
- a CDS encoding helix-turn-helix domain-containing protein — MARLFPFRSETAAEEGQPRVVDLEGEDADAVFSALSSTTARRIYARLDEEPGTPSDVADAVDSSIQNVRYHLENLEGAGLVEVVDTWYSSRGNEMSVYATTDGPLIVTSDESTATKLKEALSRLIGGVAVLAGGSLLVQHALTRWLGPTGTGNSGSQPASNGGSQPTGNGETTTGAENGSSGGDIGTSSVNGTEGSDSGDAGTSGSAVDSGNETAQNASDGGVEAAEAVFQTVPPGLLFFLGGLVVLLAVVLYWYWYRPTY; from the coding sequence ATGGCCCGGTTGTTCCCCTTTCGCTCCGAGACGGCCGCCGAAGAGGGCCAGCCTCGCGTCGTCGACCTCGAGGGCGAGGACGCCGACGCGGTCTTCAGCGCCCTTTCCTCCACGACGGCCCGGCGGATCTACGCGCGTCTCGACGAGGAACCCGGGACGCCCAGCGACGTCGCCGACGCGGTCGACTCGTCGATCCAGAACGTTCGCTACCACCTCGAAAACCTCGAGGGCGCGGGTCTCGTCGAGGTGGTCGACACCTGGTACTCCTCGCGCGGCAACGAGATGAGCGTCTACGCGACGACGGACGGACCGCTGATCGTGACGAGCGACGAGTCGACGGCGACGAAGCTCAAGGAGGCGCTCTCGCGGCTAATCGGCGGCGTTGCCGTGCTCGCGGGCGGGAGTCTGCTGGTGCAGCACGCTCTCACGCGCTGGCTCGGGCCGACCGGAACGGGCAACAGCGGATCGCAACCGGCGAGTAACGGCGGATCGCAGCCGACGGGGAACGGGGAGACGACTACCGGGGCGGAAAACGGCTCGAGCGGTGGGGACATCGGAACCTCCTCCGTTAACGGAACTGAGGGGTCCGATAGCGGCGATGCGGGCACGTCCGGTTCGGCGGTCGACAGCGGCAACGAGACGGCCCAGAACGCATCCGACGGCGGTGTGGAGGCGGCGGAGGCGGTGTTCCAAACCGTGCCGCCCGGATTGCTCTTCTTCCTCGGCGGGCTCGTCGTCCTGCTCGCGGTGGTACTCTACTGGTACTGGTACCGCCCGACGTACTGA
- a CDS encoding DUF3311 domain-containing protein: protein MRRTELGSWIAVAVVLAGLAVPWFLWGSATVVAGLPVWLWWHVGWMGLTSVVFWIFAQRAWGIGIETAGDSSESQPERADPGRRTNAGGDPP from the coding sequence ATGCGCCGAACCGAACTGGGGAGCTGGATCGCGGTCGCGGTCGTCCTCGCCGGACTGGCGGTACCGTGGTTCCTGTGGGGATCGGCGACCGTCGTCGCCGGCCTGCCGGTGTGGCTCTGGTGGCACGTCGGCTGGATGGGGCTCACGTCGGTCGTCTTCTGGATATTCGCCCAACGGGCGTGGGGGATCGGCATCGAAACGGCGGGGGACTCGAGCGAGTCCCAACCGGAACGGGCCGATCCCGGACGGCGAACGAACGCCGGGGGCGATCCGCCGTGA
- a CDS encoding sodium:solute symporter family protein has protein sequence MRAITIQLTIIVGYLLIALAVGLVAYRLTDRTAEDFYLASRTLGTVVLLFTTFATLLSAFTFFAGPNIAYAQGPEWILVMGLMDGIIFAVLWYVIGYKQWLLGRRYGYVTLGEMLGDRFGSRRLRGLVAGVSLLWLFPYVMLQQVGAGTALEALTDGAVSYAAGAGLITAFMILYVVAAGMRGIAWTDTLQGAFMLITTWVALLWVLAAVGGPGAATEALASNPDTGGFLSLGGDYYTVPWILSTAITIGFGVAMFPQVNQRFFAAGSKTVLKRTFALWPILCVLLFVPSFMLGAWAAGLEVAVPEGANVLPLVLAEYTPTWFAALVIAGAMAAMMSSSDSMLLSGSSYFTRDLYRPFVERDLSDRREDLLARGGVVIFATAAFVGSLLEPAGLFELGEAAFSGFAQLALPVLLALYWRKITRAGITAGVVVSQLFYISSLFLAFVPGTYAGWTAGIVGMGLGLVVTVVVSLLTSPAADERRAIYFDGLSAD, from the coding sequence GTGAGGGCGATCACAATCCAACTGACGATCATCGTGGGCTACCTCCTGATCGCGCTCGCGGTCGGATTGGTCGCCTACCGGCTGACCGACCGCACCGCCGAGGACTTCTATCTCGCGAGCAGAACGCTCGGGACGGTCGTTCTGCTGTTTACGACGTTCGCGACGCTACTGTCGGCCTTTACCTTCTTCGCCGGGCCGAACATCGCCTACGCGCAGGGGCCCGAGTGGATCCTGGTCATGGGGCTGATGGACGGCATCATCTTCGCCGTCCTCTGGTACGTGATCGGCTACAAGCAGTGGCTGCTCGGCCGGCGCTACGGCTACGTCACCCTCGGGGAGATGCTGGGCGACCGCTTCGGCTCGCGGCGACTCCGCGGCCTCGTCGCCGGCGTCAGTCTCCTGTGGCTCTTCCCCTACGTCATGCTCCAGCAGGTCGGGGCCGGCACCGCGCTCGAGGCGCTGACCGATGGCGCGGTCTCCTACGCCGCGGGTGCCGGGCTGATCACCGCGTTCATGATCCTCTACGTCGTCGCCGCCGGGATGCGCGGGATCGCCTGGACCGACACGCTGCAGGGTGCGTTCATGCTGATCACGACCTGGGTCGCGTTGCTGTGGGTCCTCGCGGCCGTCGGCGGCCCCGGCGCTGCGACCGAGGCCCTCGCGTCGAACCCGGACACCGGCGGATTCCTCTCGCTGGGCGGCGATTATTACACGGTTCCGTGGATCCTCTCGACGGCGATCACGATCGGCTTCGGCGTCGCGATGTTCCCGCAGGTCAACCAGCGTTTCTTCGCCGCGGGCTCGAAAACGGTTCTCAAACGCACCTTCGCCCTCTGGCCGATTCTCTGCGTCCTCCTCTTCGTCCCCTCGTTCATGCTCGGCGCGTGGGCCGCCGGCCTCGAGGTCGCGGTCCCGGAGGGCGCGAACGTCCTGCCGCTGGTCCTCGCGGAGTACACGCCGACGTGGTTCGCCGCGCTGGTCATCGCCGGCGCGATGGCCGCGATGATGTCCTCCTCGGACTCGATGCTGCTCTCGGGGTCGTCGTACTTCACGCGGGACCTCTATCGCCCGTTCGTCGAGCGTGATCTCTCCGACCGCCGGGAGGACCTGCTGGCCCGCGGCGGCGTCGTGATCTTCGCGACCGCGGCGTTCGTCGGTAGTCTACTCGAGCCGGCGGGGCTGTTCGAACTCGGTGAGGCGGCCTTCAGCGGCTTCGCCCAGCTCGCACTCCCGGTCCTGCTCGCGCTCTACTGGCGGAAGATCACGCGAGCCGGCATCACCGCCGGCGTCGTCGTCAGTCAGCTCTTCTACATCTCGAGTCTCTTCCTCGCGTTCGTGCCGGGTACCTACGCGGGCTGGACGGCCGGCATCGTCGGGATGGGGCTCGGGCTGGTCGTCACCGTCGTCGTCTCGCTGCTCACGTCGCCGGCGGCCGACGAACGGCGCGCGATTTACTTCGACGGGTTGAGCGCGGACTGA